A region from the Mycolicibacterium phlei genome encodes:
- a CDS encoding alpha/beta hydrolase produces the protein MTLDPQIADLIEALDSGFPAVHTMSGAEARAVIRSRFVPPADPEPVGSVTDLDIPGPDGGLPVPVRIYHPDADGPLPILVYAHGGGWVFCDLDSHDGLCRNLSNLLSAVVISVHYRRAPESRWPAAAEDVYAATRWAAEHAAEIGGDADRVAVGGDSAGGNLAAVTALMARDRGGPALVAQLLLYPMIDANFDTESYRLYGKGFYNPRPALQWYWDQYVPEVADRTHPYASPLHADLDGLPPAVVVLAGHDPLRDEAVAYADALEAAGTRVVRCPFEGGIHGFMTMPMLDIAHKARRQASEALAALW, from the coding sequence ATGACGCTCGACCCGCAGATCGCCGACCTGATCGAGGCGCTGGACTCGGGTTTCCCCGCGGTGCACACCATGTCCGGCGCCGAGGCGCGGGCGGTGATCCGGTCCCGCTTCGTGCCGCCCGCCGATCCCGAACCCGTCGGCTCGGTGACCGATCTCGACATACCGGGTCCGGACGGTGGCCTGCCGGTGCCGGTGCGCATCTATCACCCGGACGCCGACGGCCCGCTGCCGATCCTGGTGTACGCCCACGGCGGCGGCTGGGTGTTCTGCGATCTGGACAGCCACGACGGGCTCTGCCGTAATCTGTCGAATCTTCTTTCCGCCGTGGTGATCTCGGTGCACTACCGGCGCGCCCCGGAGAGCCGCTGGCCGGCGGCCGCCGAGGACGTCTACGCCGCCACCCGCTGGGCCGCCGAGCACGCGGCGGAGATCGGCGGGGACGCCGACCGTGTGGCGGTCGGCGGCGACAGCGCGGGCGGCAACCTCGCCGCGGTCACCGCCCTGATGGCCCGCGACCGCGGCGGCCCGGCGCTGGTGGCGCAGCTGCTGCTGTACCCGATGATCGACGCGAACTTCGACACCGAGTCATACCGGTTGTACGGCAAGGGTTTCTACAACCCGCGCCCCGCGCTGCAGTGGTACTGGGACCAGTATGTGCCCGAGGTGGCCGACCGCACCCATCCCTACGCGTCGCCGCTGCACGCCGACCTGGACGGACTGCCGCCGGCGGTCGTGGTGCTCGCCGGCCATGACCCGCTGCGCGACGAGGCCGTGGCCTACGCCGACGCGCTCGAGGCCGCGGGCACCCGGGTGGTGCGATGCCCGTTCGAGGGCGGCATCCACGGCTTCATGACCATGCCGATGCTCGACATCGCGCACAAGGCGCGGCGGCAGGCCAGCGAGGCGCTCGCCGCTCTCTGGTGA
- a CDS encoding IclR family transcriptional regulator yields MPQTVETPSAVLDRVSLVLDAFDGPGRLTLAQIVRRTGLPRSSAHRMLERLVQLRWLRRDGRDYELGMRLVELGSLAVHQDRLHRAAVPLLHDLHRATGLVVHLAVLDGTDVVYLEKIGGPMAAAIPTRVGGRHPAHCSAVGKAMLAFARDLDVDSIDLNNRRTRYSIGSAAQLRTELSKARAHGVAFDREESLVGFGCVAAPIGRPGEAVAAVSVCGPMNRMTFDQRLVAPVRMTAMGIWRNAEDGPARVAPTLQQARPLRTASAVRPAARDAELQYA; encoded by the coding sequence ATGCCACAGACCGTCGAAACGCCCAGTGCCGTCCTTGACCGCGTGTCGCTGGTCCTCGACGCCTTCGACGGCCCCGGCCGGCTGACGCTGGCCCAGATCGTGCGTCGTACCGGTCTGCCCCGGTCCTCGGCGCACCGGATGCTCGAGCGGCTCGTGCAGCTGCGCTGGCTGCGCCGCGACGGCCGCGACTACGAGCTGGGGATGCGGCTGGTCGAACTGGGCTCGCTGGCCGTGCACCAGGACCGCCTGCACCGCGCCGCGGTGCCGCTGCTGCACGACCTGCACCGCGCCACCGGTCTGGTGGTTCACCTGGCGGTGCTCGACGGCACCGATGTGGTCTACCTGGAGAAGATCGGTGGCCCGATGGCCGCGGCCATCCCGACCCGCGTCGGTGGCCGCCATCCCGCCCACTGTTCGGCAGTCGGCAAGGCGATGCTGGCGTTCGCCCGTGATCTGGACGTCGACTCGATCGACCTGAACAACCGGCGGACCCGCTACTCGATCGGCTCGGCCGCGCAGTTGCGCACCGAGCTGTCCAAGGCCCGCGCCCACGGTGTCGCCTTCGACCGCGAGGAGTCGCTGGTCGGGTTCGGTTGTGTCGCAGCGCCGATCGGCCGCCCCGGTGAGGCGGTGGCCGCGGTGTCGGTGTGCGGGCCGATGAACCGCATGACGTTCGATCAGCGGCTGGTGGCGCCGGTGCGCATGACGGCGATGGGTATCTGGCGCAACGCCGAGGACGGCCCCGCCCGCGTGGCGCCCACCCTGCAGCAGGCCCGTCCCCTGCGCACCGCGTCGGCGGTGCGCCCCGCGGCCCGCGACGCGGAACTGCAGTACGCATGA
- the bphC gene encoding biphenyl-2,3-diol 1,2-dioxygenase — protein sequence MSDLKSLGYVKIQATDIERWRHFAFNVLGFAQGSGPDPDALYLRMDERAARIIVVPGDVDRIVTVGWEVRDHLALMRVKSTLEAAGVAVKELPLAEADARRVEEVIEFDDPAGVHTEVFHGAVLDHSPVVTPYGARFVTGDMGLGHVVLPALDVNGLFAFYTEVLGFKSRGAFRVPAPPEFGPVRIRFLGINERHHSLAICPAATLRDPGLIHLMVEVDSLDAVGQALDRVNAEGFQLSSTLGRHTNDKMVSFYVRAPGDWDIEFGTEGMRVDETYYTAEEITADSYWGHQWVSDLPAAMRP from the coding sequence ATGAGCGATCTGAAGAGCCTCGGCTACGTCAAGATCCAGGCCACCGATATCGAGCGCTGGCGCCACTTCGCGTTCAACGTGCTCGGGTTCGCGCAGGGCTCCGGCCCCGACCCCGACGCGCTGTACCTGCGGATGGACGAACGCGCCGCCCGCATCATCGTGGTGCCGGGCGATGTCGACCGGATCGTCACCGTCGGCTGGGAGGTGCGCGACCACCTCGCCCTGATGCGGGTGAAGTCGACGCTCGAGGCGGCCGGTGTGGCGGTCAAGGAGCTCCCCCTGGCCGAGGCCGACGCGCGCCGCGTCGAGGAGGTCATCGAGTTCGACGATCCGGCGGGCGTGCACACCGAGGTGTTCCACGGGGCGGTGCTGGACCACAGCCCGGTGGTGACCCCGTACGGTGCCCGGTTCGTCACCGGTGACATGGGTCTGGGCCACGTGGTGCTGCCGGCCCTCGACGTCAACGGGTTGTTCGCGTTCTACACCGAGGTGCTCGGATTCAAGTCCCGCGGGGCGTTCCGGGTCCCGGCGCCGCCGGAGTTCGGCCCGGTGCGGATCCGCTTCCTCGGTATCAACGAACGCCACCACAGCCTGGCGATCTGCCCCGCCGCGACGCTGCGCGACCCGGGCCTGATCCACCTGATGGTCGAGGTCGACAGCCTCGACGCGGTCGGCCAGGCGCTCGACCGGGTCAACGCCGAGGGCTTCCAGCTGTCGTCGACACTGGGCAGGCACACCAACGACAAGATGGTGTCGTTCTACGTGCGGGCCCCCGGCGACTGGGACATCGAGTTCGGCACCGAGGGGATGCGGGTCGACGAGACCTATTACACCGCCGAGGAGATCACCGCCGACAGCTACTGGGGTCACCAGTGGGTGTCGGATCTACCCGCGGCGATGCGACCCTGA
- a CDS encoding acyl-CoA dehydrogenase family protein, which produces MSERVLDRVMQLADQFREQAVEAERIGRLTDTTVKSMKEIGSIRLLQPKKHGGYEVHPREFAETVMATAALDPSAGWINGVVGVHPYQLAYADPRVGEEIWADDVDTWVASPYAPQGVARPVDGGYIFNGRWQFSSGTDACDWIILGAMVGDDEGKPLMPPQMLHMILPRKDYEIVEDSWNVVGLRGTGSKDIIVKDAFVPAYRTMDGMKVMDGTAQREAGMTEPLYLMPWSTMFPLGISSATIGIAEGALAAALDYQRSRVNASGVAVKDDPYVMYAIGEAAADINAARQELLANAERIYDIVAAGKEVSFEDRAAGRRTQIRAVWRAVSAVDEIFARCGGNAARMDKPLQRYWRDVHVGQLHAIHVPGTVFHASALSSLGVDPEGPLRAMI; this is translated from the coding sequence ATGAGTGAACGCGTACTCGACCGGGTGATGCAGCTGGCCGACCAGTTCCGCGAGCAGGCCGTCGAGGCCGAGCGGATCGGTCGGCTGACCGACACCACGGTCAAGTCGATGAAGGAGATCGGCTCGATCCGGCTGCTGCAGCCCAAGAAGCACGGCGGCTACGAGGTGCATCCCCGCGAATTCGCCGAGACCGTCATGGCCACCGCGGCGCTGGACCCGTCGGCCGGCTGGATCAACGGTGTGGTGGGTGTGCACCCGTACCAGCTCGCCTACGCGGATCCGCGTGTCGGCGAGGAGATCTGGGCCGACGACGTCGACACCTGGGTGGCTTCGCCGTACGCCCCGCAGGGCGTCGCGCGCCCGGTCGACGGCGGCTACATCTTCAACGGCCGCTGGCAGTTCAGCTCCGGCACCGACGCCTGTGACTGGATCATCCTGGGCGCCATGGTCGGCGACGACGAGGGCAAGCCCCTGATGCCGCCGCAGATGCTGCACATGATCCTGCCGCGCAAGGACTACGAGATCGTCGAGGACTCCTGGAACGTCGTGGGTCTGCGCGGCACCGGGTCCAAGGACATCATCGTCAAGGACGCCTTCGTGCCCGCCTACCGCACCATGGACGGCATGAAGGTCATGGACGGCACCGCCCAGCGCGAGGCCGGGATGACCGAGCCGCTGTACCTGATGCCGTGGTCGACAATGTTCCCGCTGGGCATCTCCTCGGCCACCATCGGCATCGCCGAGGGCGCGCTGGCCGCCGCGCTGGACTACCAGCGCTCGCGGGTCAACGCCAGCGGTGTGGCCGTCAAGGACGACCCCTACGTCATGTACGCGATCGGCGAGGCCGCCGCGGACATCAACGCCGCGCGCCAGGAACTGCTGGCCAACGCCGAGCGCATCTACGACATCGTGGCGGCCGGCAAGGAGGTGTCCTTCGAGGACCGCGCCGCCGGCCGGCGCACCCAGATCCGCGCCGTGTGGCGGGCGGTGTCGGCCGTCGACGAGATCTTCGCCCGCTGCGGTGGCAACGCCGCGCGCATGGACAAGCCGCTGCAGCGGTACTGGCGTGACGTGCACGTCGGACAGCTGCACGCGATTCACGTGCCGGGCACCGTGTTCCACGCCTCCGCGCTGAGCTCTCTGGGTGTCGATCCCGAGGGCCCGCTGCGGGCGATGATCTAG
- a CDS encoding 2Fe-2S iron-sulfur cluster-binding protein, with translation MNQADTRVAAALVIDLDGVQHRLDWPRDKTLVEVLLDAGIEAPFSCREGRCGACVATVLSGEVAMDANDILEPGDVADGLVLGCQARPVSDDCHIEY, from the coding sequence ATGAACCAAGCCGATACCCGCGTGGCCGCCGCGCTCGTGATCGACCTCGACGGAGTTCAGCACCGGCTGGACTGGCCCCGCGACAAGACGCTCGTCGAGGTGCTGCTCGACGCCGGGATCGAGGCGCCGTTCTCCTGCCGTGAGGGCCGCTGCGGCGCGTGCGTGGCGACCGTGCTCAGCGGAGAGGTCGCCATGGACGCCAACGACATCCTTGAACCGGGCGATGTCGCCGACGGACTGGTGCTCGGGTGCCAGGCCCGGCCGGTCAGCGACGACTGCCACATCGAGTACTGA
- a CDS encoding flavin-containing monooxygenase: protein MGAGFGGLYALHKFREQGLSVRVFEAAPEVGGTWYFNRYPGARCDVESLDYCYSFSDELQQEWTWTEKYATQGEILKYIKWVADKLDLRSGITFNTRVTSAHLDEDTLRWTVTTDTGEVVNARFVVMATGPLSAPLTPNIPGLDSFAGETYHTAHWPHEEVDFTGKRVAVIGTGSSGIQSIPIIAEQASQLYVFQRTPNYSVPAGNRPLTPEEIAEAKATYAERRQKSWRSGGGSPHVPHPKLTMECTPEERREAFEKRWQLGGVLFSKTFSDQMIDPEANEEARKFYEEKIRAIIDDPEVADLLIPNDHPIGTKRICTDTNYFQTFNRPNVKLISVRQTPITAIDATGIQTTDAHYDVDVLVLATGFDAMTGALNKIDIRGRGGEKLADDWANGPRTYLGLGIDGFPNLFLVSGPGAPAVLANMVLHAEANINWISDAIAYLDEHGYAAIEPTTDAVDNWGAECTRRADATLFPKANSWYMGANVPGKPRGFMLFIGGFATYLDICAEVAGAGYKGFQLLST from the coding sequence GTGGGTGCGGGCTTCGGCGGGCTCTACGCCCTGCACAAGTTCCGCGAGCAGGGTCTGAGCGTCCGGGTGTTCGAGGCCGCTCCCGAAGTGGGCGGCACCTGGTACTTCAACCGGTACCCCGGCGCCCGCTGCGACGTCGAGAGCCTCGACTACTGCTACTCCTTCTCCGACGAGCTGCAGCAGGAGTGGACCTGGACGGAGAAGTACGCCACCCAGGGCGAGATCCTCAAGTACATCAAGTGGGTCGCCGACAAGCTGGATCTGCGCAGCGGGATCACCTTCAACACCCGGGTGACCTCGGCGCACCTCGACGAGGACACGCTGCGCTGGACGGTGACCACCGACACCGGCGAGGTGGTCAACGCGCGGTTCGTGGTGATGGCGACCGGCCCGCTGTCGGCGCCGCTGACCCCCAACATCCCCGGCCTGGACAGCTTCGCCGGCGAGACCTACCACACCGCGCACTGGCCGCACGAGGAGGTGGACTTCACCGGCAAGCGGGTCGCGGTGATCGGCACCGGTTCCTCGGGTATCCAGTCCATCCCGATCATCGCCGAGCAGGCGTCCCAGCTGTACGTGTTCCAGCGCACGCCGAATTACAGTGTCCCGGCGGGCAATCGGCCGCTGACCCCGGAGGAGATCGCCGAGGCCAAGGCCACCTACGCCGAGCGGCGGCAGAAGTCGTGGCGCAGCGGGGGAGGCTCACCGCACGTGCCGCACCCCAAGCTGACCATGGAGTGCACCCCGGAGGAGCGCCGCGAGGCGTTCGAGAAGCGGTGGCAGCTCGGCGGCGTGCTGTTCTCCAAGACGTTCTCCGACCAGATGATCGACCCCGAGGCCAACGAGGAGGCCCGGAAGTTCTACGAGGAGAAGATCCGCGCGATCATCGACGACCCCGAGGTCGCCGATCTGCTGATCCCCAACGACCATCCAATCGGCACCAAGCGGATCTGCACCGACACCAACTACTTCCAGACCTTCAACCGGCCGAACGTCAAGCTCATCAGCGTCCGCCAGACCCCGATCACCGCGATCGACGCCACCGGCATCCAGACCACCGACGCCCACTACGACGTCGACGTCCTGGTGCTGGCGACGGGGTTCGACGCGATGACCGGCGCGCTGAACAAGATTGACATCCGCGGCCGCGGCGGCGAGAAGCTGGCCGACGACTGGGCGAACGGTCCGCGCACCTACCTCGGTCTGGGCATCGACGGTTTCCCCAACCTGTTCCTGGTGTCGGGCCCGGGGGCGCCCGCGGTGCTGGCCAACATGGTGCTGCACGCGGAGGCCAACATCAACTGGATCTCCGACGCCATCGCCTATCTCGACGAGCACGGCTACGCGGCCATCGAGCCGACCACCGACGCGGTGGACAACTGGGGCGCCGAATGCACACGGCGCGCGGACGCCACCCTGTTCCCGAAGGCCAACTCCTGGTACATGGGCGCCAACGTGCCGGGCAAGCCACGCGGGTTCATGCTGTTCATCGGCGGCTTCGCCACCTACCTCGACATCTGCGCCGAGGTCGCGGGGGCCGGCTACAAGGGATTCCAGTTGCTGTCCACCTGA
- a CDS encoding alpha/beta fold hydrolase, producing MTDAAAFIARVQNDLREIQTPQGVLRYYDAGEGPVVLFLHGSGPGVTGWRNFRGVLPTFAEHFRCLILEFPGFGVTDDFGGHPMITAQATVAPFLDALGVDRVDIVGNSMGGGVGINFAINHPDRIGKLVTIGGIGTNIFSPGPSEGIRLLQEFTEDPTRQRLVDWLKSMVYDQSLVTEQLIEERWQLATDPETLEAARRMYGKAAFAQMMAFMRSSDAPLPWAQMHKVAAPTLLTWGRDDRVSPLDMSLIPMRTIPNAELHVFPNCGHWAMIEAKEAFENVVLAFLNRGR from the coding sequence GTGACCGATGCAGCAGCTTTCATCGCCCGTGTGCAGAACGACCTCCGTGAGATCCAGACCCCGCAGGGAGTGCTGCGTTACTACGACGCCGGCGAGGGTCCGGTCGTGCTGTTTTTGCACGGCTCGGGCCCGGGGGTGACCGGCTGGCGCAACTTCCGCGGTGTCCTGCCGACGTTCGCCGAGCACTTCCGCTGCCTGATCCTGGAGTTCCCGGGGTTCGGCGTCACCGACGACTTCGGCGGCCACCCCATGATCACCGCGCAGGCCACTGTCGCGCCGTTCCTCGACGCGCTCGGCGTCGACCGTGTCGACATCGTCGGCAACTCGATGGGCGGCGGTGTCGGCATCAACTTCGCGATCAACCACCCGGACCGCATCGGCAAGCTCGTCACCATCGGCGGTATCGGCACCAACATCTTCAGCCCGGGCCCCAGCGAGGGCATCCGGCTGCTGCAGGAGTTCACCGAGGACCCGACCCGGCAGCGCCTGGTGGACTGGCTGAAGTCGATGGTCTACGACCAGTCGCTGGTGACCGAGCAGCTGATCGAGGAGCGCTGGCAGCTGGCCACCGATCCGGAGACGCTGGAGGCGGCGCGCCGGATGTACGGCAAGGCCGCGTTCGCTCAGATGATGGCGTTCATGCGCAGCAGCGACGCGCCGCTGCCCTGGGCCCAGATGCACAAGGTCGCCGCACCGACTCTGCTGACGTGGGGACGCGACGACCGGGTCAGCCCGCTGGACATGTCGCTGATCCCGATGCGCACCATCCCCAACGCCGAACTGCACGTGTTCCCTAACTGCGGGCACTGGGCGATGATCGAGGCCAAGGAGGCGTTCGAGAACGTCGTGCTGGCGTTCCTCAACCGCGGCCGGTAG
- a CDS encoding MlaE family ABC transporter permease gives MVDAPDRWSAGLPPLRNLQGPMQAVGALFSMSADAVRYVFRRPFQWREFLEQCWFIARVSLAPTLLVAIPFTVLVSFTLNILLRELGAADLSGAGAAFGAVTQVGPIVTVLIVAGAGATAMCADLGSRTIREEIDAMEVLGINPVQRLVTPRMLASGLVALLLNSLVVIIGILGGYTFSVFIQDVNPGAFAAGITLLTGVPEVIISCVKAALFGLIAGLVACFRGLTISGGGAKAVGNAVNETVVYAFMALFVINVVVTAIGIRMTAG, from the coding sequence ATGGTTGACGCACCCGACCGGTGGTCGGCGGGGTTGCCGCCGTTGCGCAACCTGCAGGGGCCGATGCAGGCGGTGGGGGCGTTGTTCTCGATGTCGGCTGATGCGGTGCGTTATGTGTTTCGGCGGCCGTTTCAGTGGCGGGAGTTTCTGGAGCAGTGCTGGTTCATCGCGCGGGTGTCGCTGGCGCCGACGTTGTTGGTGGCGATCCCGTTCACGGTGCTGGTCAGCTTCACGTTGAACATCCTGCTGCGCGAGTTGGGTGCGGCTGACCTGTCGGGGGCCGGTGCGGCGTTCGGCGCGGTGACCCAGGTGGGTCCGATCGTGACGGTGCTGATTGTGGCCGGGGCGGGTGCGACGGCGATGTGCGCGGATCTGGGCTCGCGCACCATCCGCGAGGAGATCGACGCGATGGAGGTGCTGGGTATCAACCCGGTGCAGCGGTTGGTGACTCCGCGGATGCTGGCTTCCGGGTTGGTGGCGTTGCTGCTCAACAGCCTGGTGGTGATCATCGGGATCCTGGGTGGTTACACGTTTTCGGTGTTCATCCAGGACGTCAACCCGGGTGCGTTCGCCGCGGGCATCACGTTGTTGACCGGGGTGCCGGAGGTGATCATCTCCTGTGTCAAGGCCGCGTTGTTCGGGTTGATCGCCGGGCTGGTGGCGTGTTTCCGCGGGCTGACGATCTCCGGGGGCGGGGCCAAGGCGGTGGGTAACGCGGTCAACGAGACCGTCGTGTACGCGTTCATGGCGCTGTTCGTGATCAACGTGGTCGTCACCGCCATCGGCATCCGGATGACGGCGGGGTGA
- a CDS encoding MlaE family ABC transporter permease, with amino-acid sequence MGTVQILRSTYPRFTRSVRRPVDALSRIGDHMLFYLRALAGVPHAAMHFRKEIIRLIAEISMGAGTLAMIGGTVAIVGFLTLAAGGTLAVQGYSSLGDIGIEALTGFLAAFINVRIAAPVVAGIGLAATFGAGVTAQLGAMRINEEIDALESMAIRPIEYLVSTRIVAGMVAITPLYSIAVILSFVASQFTTVVLFGQSGGLYDHYFDTFLNPIDLLWSFLQAVLMAITILLIHTYFGYFAAGGPSGVGVAVGNAVRTSLVVVVSVTLLVSLSIYGSNGNFNLSG; translated from the coding sequence ATGGGCACTGTTCAGATCCTCAGGTCGACCTATCCGCGGTTCACCCGGTCGGTGCGCCGCCCGGTTGATGCGCTCTCGCGCATCGGCGATCACATGCTGTTCTACCTGCGCGCGCTGGCCGGGGTGCCGCACGCGGCGATGCACTTCCGCAAGGAGATCATCCGGCTGATCGCCGAGATCTCCATGGGCGCGGGCACGCTGGCGATGATCGGCGGCACCGTGGCCATCGTCGGCTTTTTGACCCTGGCCGCCGGCGGCACGCTGGCCGTGCAGGGCTACTCCTCACTCGGCGACATCGGCATCGAGGCGCTGACCGGGTTCCTGGCGGCGTTCATCAACGTGCGCATCGCCGCACCGGTGGTCGCCGGGATCGGGCTGGCCGCCACCTTCGGCGCCGGGGTGACCGCCCAGTTGGGGGCGATGCGCATCAACGAGGAGATCGACGCGCTGGAGTCGATGGCGATCCGCCCCATCGAATACCTGGTGTCGACCCGGATCGTGGCCGGCATGGTGGCCATCACCCCGCTGTACTCGATCGCGGTGATCCTGTCGTTTGTGGCCTCCCAGTTCACCACCGTGGTGTTGTTCGGCCAGTCCGGCGGGTTGTATGACCACTACTTCGACACCTTCCTCAACCCGATCGACCTGCTCTGGTCGTTCCTGCAGGCGGTGTTGATGGCGATCACGATCCTGTTGATCCACACCTACTTCGGCTACTTCGCCGCCGGCGGCCCCTCCGGCGTCGGGGTGGCGGTCGGCAACGCCGTACGCACCTCCCTGGTCGTCGTCGTCTCGGTCACCCTGCTGGTCTCCCTGTCGATCTACGGCTCCAACGGCAACTTCAACCTGTCCGGATAG
- a CDS encoding MCE family protein: MSTKEEKLPPPDKRLVATGLVTVLVLAAVVALAVALFRGDLTKTEPLTVIAERAGLVMNPDARVKLNGAQVGTVSSIEPLPDGRAKLHLAIDPEAMSLIPANVRVDIGSTTVFGAKSVSLVPPPDPSPESVRPGQVLDVEHVTVEINTIFEQLVAVLSRIEPAKLNETLGALSSGLSGRGEKFGQMLVDLDEMLATIGVDNLSHDLSVMPEVLDGYADAAPDLLTIVDNSTSISDTLVEKQQDLDTMLLSAIGLAEVGNDVLGENRPAITDVMRLLVPTTDLTNQYSPAINCMLKGMVPLATAAPLPVPGVLLLDSFVLGSERYRYPSNLPKVAAKGGPQCAGLPELGYEERAPYVVTDTNASRAAYGNQGILLNSDALKQALFGPIDGPPRNTAQVGMPG; this comes from the coding sequence ATGTCGACGAAAGAGGAAAAGCTACCCCCGCCAGACAAGCGGCTGGTGGCGACCGGCCTGGTCACGGTTCTGGTGCTGGCCGCGGTGGTCGCGCTGGCGGTGGCGCTGTTCCGCGGGGATCTCACCAAGACCGAACCGCTGACGGTGATCGCCGAACGCGCCGGTCTGGTGATGAACCCCGACGCCCGGGTGAAGCTGAACGGCGCCCAGGTCGGCACGGTGTCCTCGATCGAGCCGCTGCCGGACGGACGGGCCAAGCTGCACCTCGCGATCGACCCGGAGGCGATGTCGCTGATCCCGGCCAACGTGCGGGTCGACATCGGCTCGACGACGGTCTTCGGCGCCAAGTCGGTATCCCTTGTCCCACCGCCGGATCCGTCACCGGAGTCGGTGCGGCCCGGTCAGGTGCTCGATGTCGAGCACGTCACCGTCGAGATCAACACGATCTTCGAGCAGTTGGTCGCCGTGCTGAGCAGGATCGAACCCGCCAAGCTCAACGAGACCCTCGGCGCCCTGTCGTCCGGGCTGAGCGGGCGCGGCGAGAAGTTCGGCCAGATGCTGGTCGACCTCGACGAGATGCTCGCGACCATCGGGGTGGACAACCTCAGCCACGACCTGTCCGTGATGCCGGAGGTGCTCGACGGCTACGCCGATGCCGCCCCGGATCTGCTCACCATCGTCGACAACTCGACCAGCATCAGCGACACGCTCGTCGAGAAACAACAGGACTTGGACACGATGCTGCTCAGCGCGATCGGCCTGGCCGAGGTCGGCAACGACGTCCTCGGCGAGAACCGGCCGGCCATCACCGACGTGATGAGGCTGCTGGTGCCCACCACCGATCTGACCAACCAGTACAGCCCCGCTATCAACTGCATGCTCAAGGGCATGGTTCCGCTCGCCACCGCGGCGCCGCTTCCGGTTCCGGGTGTGCTGCTGCTGGACTCCTTCGTCCTCGGCTCCGAGCGCTACCGCTATCCCAGTAACCTGCCGAAGGTCGCGGCCAAGGGTGGGCCGCAGTGCGCCGGCCTGCCCGAGCTCGGCTACGAGGAGCGGGCGCCGTACGTCGTCACCGACACCAACGCCAGCCGCGCCGCCTACGGCAACCAGGGCATCCTGCTGAACTCCGACGCGCTCAAGCAGGCGCTGTTCGGCCCGATCGACGGGCCGCCGCGTAACACCGCACAGGTGGGGATGCCCGGATGA
- a CDS encoding MCE family protein, which yields MRATGIKFGVFGVVMLLLTAGLFVIFGQYRSGSAHSYSAVFDDVSDLKPGDSVRVSGIRVGTVKDVTLQPDATVVVDFDANSDIALTAGTKVAVRYLNLVGDRYLELIDSPGSASILPAGARIPAEQTEPALDLDLLLGGLKPVIRGLNPDDVNALTSSLIQILQGESGNVESLFAKTSSFTNAIADNGQTVRELIDNLSAVMAVISENGDQFSTAVDQLEQLITGLANDRDPIGEAITALDAGTASLADLMSQARTPLAGTVDELNRVAPLLEKDIPLMDISLQKAPNNFKKMVRLGAYGSFINQYLCGISVRVTDLQGRTAQFPWVLQDTGRCGEP from the coding sequence ATGAGAGCCACCGGTATCAAGTTCGGCGTGTTCGGGGTGGTCATGCTGCTGCTGACCGCCGGGCTGTTCGTGATCTTCGGTCAGTACCGCTCGGGGTCCGCGCACAGCTACTCCGCGGTGTTCGACGACGTATCCGACCTCAAACCCGGTGACTCCGTTCGGGTTTCCGGTATCCGGGTCGGCACCGTCAAGGACGTCACGCTGCAGCCGGACGCCACCGTCGTCGTCGACTTCGACGCGAACTCCGACATCGCGCTCACCGCCGGCACCAAGGTGGCGGTGCGCTACCTCAACCTGGTCGGTGACCGCTACCTCGAGCTCATCGACAGCCCCGGATCCGCGTCGATCCTGCCTGCGGGCGCACGCATCCCGGCCGAGCAGACCGAACCGGCACTGGATCTCGACCTGCTGCTCGGCGGCCTCAAACCGGTCATCCGGGGGCTGAACCCCGACGACGTCAACGCGCTGACCAGCTCGCTGATCCAGATCCTGCAGGGCGAGAGCGGCAACGTCGAATCGCTGTTCGCCAAGACCTCGTCGTTCACCAACGCGATCGCCGACAACGGCCAGACCGTGCGTGAACTCATCGACAACCTGAGCGCGGTCATGGCCGTCATCTCCGAGAACGGCGACCAGTTCTCCACCGCGGTCGACCAGTTGGAGCAGCTGATCACCGGCCTGGCCAACGATCGTGACCCGATCGGGGAGGCGATCACCGCGCTCGACGCGGGCACCGCCTCGCTGGCCGACCTGATGAGCCAGGCCCGCACGCCGCTGGCCGGAACCGTCGACGAGCTCAACCGGGTGGCGCCCCTCCTCGAGAAGGACATTCCGCTGATGGACATCTCGCTGCAGAAGGCGCCGAACAACTTCAAGAAGATGGTGCGGCTCGGCGCCTACGGCAGCTTCATCAACCAGTACCTGTGCGGGATCTCGGTGCGGGTCACCGATCTGCAGGGCCGCACCGCCCAATTCCCGTGGGTCCTCCAAGACACCGGAAGGTGCGGTGAGCCCTGA